AATCTGCAATTGAAGATTATAAAAATAAAAATCATTTAAATTAAATTTAAATCACACTATAGTGTTTAAACTATAGTGTTATAAATATAAGATATATAAAATAATAATATATAAATATTTTTAGGAGTAATATTATGAATTATTTTCAAATGTTCAATTTTCCAGTAATATTTAATTTAAATATACAAGAAATTAAAAAAAAATTTTATCAACTACAAAAGAAATATCATCCAGATTTGTCGATTTACAACAAAAAGGAAAAAAACATTAATAAATTATTGTTACTTTCCTCTACTGTTAATAAAGCATATAATATTTTAAAAAATCCTATTACTAGAGCTGAATATTTAATATCTCTATATACCAAAAAAGAAGACACAAAATTAAAACAACATACTCAAAGAAAATTCTTAAAACTACAATTTCAATTGTATGAAAAATTTGAATATTTAAAAAAAAAAAAACAAGATTTAAATATTTTCTATACAGAAATAAAAATATTAGAAAAAAAGTTTTTTAAAAAAATGGAAAAAAAATTATATGAAAAAAAATGGAGTGAAGCTAATATATATTTAGAACAATTAAAATACTTTTATCAATTTCAAAAATTTATTTACAAAAAATAATTATTTCACATTAATATTAAACAATAAAATTTTTCTCATCATATAAGTATCACACATAGGTACATAATAATTATTATGACAACTATAACATTCATATTAAACAAAAAAAATAAAATTGAAAAAAAAAATGTTACAGCTAAAAATGGAGAAACAATTTTAGATGTTGCTTTAAAAAATAACATTTATATAGAACATGCATGTGAAAAATCTTGTGTCTGTACCACTTGTCATTGTATTATCAAAAAAGGTTTTTTATCATTATCTACACCTTCAGAAAAAGAAGAAGATACATTAGACAAAGCATGGGGTATACAAGAAAATAGTAGATTATCGTGTCAAGCTAAAATAGGAAATAAAAATATCACTGTAGAAATCCCTCAATATTCATTAAATTATTCTAATAAATCATCATAAAAAATTAATTATGAATATAAGGATTATTAGTGTTTTTAAAAATTAATTTAATCGATGTTCCAATTAATTGTAATTCTTTTTGAAACATATTTGTTAAATATGCAACATAATTATTATTTAATAAATGTGTCTTATTGCCATATATAACAATTATTTTAGAATATGAATAATTACATTTTTGTTCTGGATGTGCAAATTTTAATTTAATTTTTTTTCCTTGTATCATTGGAGGCTGTTTTTTTTTCAATATTTTATGTAACAACTTTGTTAAAGTAGAAGTATACAATACAGTTGTCATAGATTTATATACTTGACTAATCACTTTTTTTATATAATAAAATATTGTTTTATTAAACAATCCAGAAATAAAAAGTATAGGAATATGAGGAATAAAATGTAACACTCTCAGAACATTTTTTTTAAAAAAACTTTTTTTATGTGATGGAATTAAATCCCATTTATTTATCAAAATTACAAAAGGTTTTAATTGTATTTTCAAATAACGTATTAAAAATAAATCTTGATATGATAATTCTTCTGAAGAATTCATTACTAAGATAGATAAATCACTTTTAATAACACTTTTTATTGTTTGTTTCACTGCATTTTTTTCTATCGATTGTATATTTTTCTTTTTTTTTCTTATCCCTGCTGTATCAAAAAATATATATTCAATATCTTTATATATATAACTAGTTTGAATACTATCTCTAGTTGTTTCTGGACGATCAGAAGTAACCATCCTATTTGTTTTTAAAATATTATTAATTATTGTTGACTTTCCTACATTTGGCTTACCTATAATAGCTATACGAATTGTTTTTAATTTATTTTTAATATTTTCATTATTAATGAATAATCGATATTTTTTATTATTTGTAATAAATGTCTTAATATAAGGAAGTAAAATTTTATTTTGAAAAAAACTAATATTAATTTTTTTTTTTGCAGAAATAAAATAAGTATTTTTAAATCCTAATAATAAAAAATCATATAAAACATTATTTAAATTAATGGAATCAATTTTATTAACTAAAAGAAATACCGGCTTATTCTTTTTTCTAATCAATTTTGATAAATCATTGTCATATGACACACAGCCCTCTTGAGCATTCACTAAAAAAAAAATAATATCTGATTCTTCTATAACATGATGTAAATTTAACCATTCTGAAGAGTTATATTTTTTTTTTATTAGATCAACACCAGGAGTATCAATGATAATACATTTTATATTCATCACAGAAAAAATAGTTTGATATTGACGATCTCTTGTAGTATTTCTTAAAGAAGAAACAATAGCATTGTTACACGATGCTAAACAATTAAACAAACTAGATTTTCCGACATTCGACCTACCAATCAAAACAATTTTTATTTCCATTTTTTTATTCTTCTACTATAAACTTTATTTTTTCAACTTATGTAATACAACAAGTTTGTATTTTCATTGTTAAAACTTTTCTTAAAGTATTATTTTTTTCTAATTTTAATGCTGTTTTCCAAAATTTCAAAGCTATCTTCTTTTTATTTAGACAATAAAATATATCTCCTTTCATATGAAAAATTTCTGAATTCAAATTTTTATTTTTAATAAGATTTAATGTTTGTAACGATGAAATAAAATCATTTTTTTGTATATTAATTTTGGCAATCTTAATTCTTATGTAATCCAAAAAAAATTGTTCTTTTGTTGATTCTAGTCCTTGCTGTAATATTTTAATAGATTGGTTTAAATCTTCTTTATTTAAATAAAAATTAGACATTTTTAATACAGTCAGTAAACCATAAATATTTTTATTTCTATTTATAAAATTTGTGTTTTGTAGTTCAAATGTTTTTTCATTTATAAAATTTTTACGATTTAAATCATAAAATTGATGAGCAATAACAACTGAATTATCTTGTTTATGTTGTTGATTAATTCTGTGTGTTTTATTATATGTTGATAGCAAAAAGAAAAAAAAACATATACACATTACAATATTTTTTAAAAAATCTTTTTTTCCATTTGTGATATACATAAGTAAACTGCTAAAAATTTTCATAATTTTTTTATGCTCTTTATATTAAACAATGTAAAATAAAACAGTATTCTTTATACTTAAAATTATTGTATTCTAATAAAAATTAGACAATAAATCAAAGAATTACTTAATAATATACTAACTTTTTTAATAAATATATAAAAATTATATCATTTAAAATAT
This Buchnera aphidicola (Thelaxes californica) DNA region includes the following protein-coding sequences:
- the der gene encoding ribosome biogenesis GTPase Der; translation: MEIKIVLIGRSNVGKSSLFNCLASCNNAIVSSLRNTTRDRQYQTIFSVMNIKCIIIDTPGVDLIKKKYNSSEWLNLHHVIEESDIIFFLVNAQEGCVSYDNDLSKLIRKKNKPVFLLVNKIDSINLNNVLYDFLLLGFKNTYFISAKKKINISFFQNKILLPYIKTFITNNKKYRLFINNENIKNKLKTIRIAIIGKPNVGKSTIINNILKTNRMVTSDRPETTRDSIQTSYIYKDIEYIFFDTAGIRKKKKNIQSIEKNAVKQTIKSVIKSDLSILVMNSSEELSYQDLFLIRYLKIQLKPFVILINKWDLIPSHKKSFFKKNVLRVLHFIPHIPILFISGLFNKTIFYYIKKVISQVYKSMTTVLYTSTLTKLLHKILKKKQPPMIQGKKIKLKFAHPEQKCNYSYSKIIVIYGNKTHLLNNNYVAYLTNMFQKELQLIGTSIKLIFKNTNNPYIHN
- the hscB gene encoding Fe-S protein assembly co-chaperone HscB, giving the protein MNYFQMFNFPVIFNLNIQEIKKKFYQLQKKYHPDLSIYNKKEKNINKLLLLSSTVNKAYNILKNPITRAEYLISLYTKKEDTKLKQHTQRKFLKLQFQLYEKFEYLKKKKQDLNIFYTEIKILEKKFFKKMEKKLYEKKWSEANIYLEQLKYFYQFQKFIYKK
- the fdx gene encoding ISC system 2Fe-2S type ferredoxin, yielding MTTITFILNKKNKIEKKNVTAKNGETILDVALKNNIYIEHACEKSCVCTTCHCIIKKGFLSLSTPSEKEEDTLDKAWGIQENSRLSCQAKIGNKNITVEIPQYSLNYSNKSS
- a CDS encoding tetratricopeptide repeat protein, which produces MKIFSSLLMYITNGKKDFLKNIVMCICFFFFLLSTYNKTHRINQQHKQDNSVVIAHQFYDLNRKNFINEKTFELQNTNFINRNKNIYGLLTVLKMSNFYLNKEDLNQSIKILQQGLESTKEQFFLDYIRIKIAKINIQKNDFISSLQTLNLIKNKNLNSEIFHMKGDIFYCLNKKKIALKFWKTALKLEKNNTLRKVLTMKIQTCCIT